The Ciconia boyciana chromosome 17, ASM3463844v1, whole genome shotgun sequence genome contains a region encoding:
- the PPM1D gene encoding protein phosphatase 1D encodes MEGLYSLGVSVYSDQGGRKYMEDVTQIVVEPEPPAEAERGPPHKGGAAPGGPRAAEPLAESGRRRGGSPRAPEEGALPLGPGPGRRPRRSVAFFAVCDGHGGREAAQFARENLWGFIKKQKGFGSAEPAEVCAALRKGFIACHRAMWKKLPEWPKTMTGLPSTSGTTASVVIIRGSKMYVAHVGDSGVVLGVQDDPKDDFVRAVEVTQDHKPELPKERERIEGLGGSVINKSGVNRVVWKRPRLTHNGPVRRSTVIDQIPFLAVARALGDLWSYDFYSGEFVVSPEPDTSVHTIDPQKHKYIILGSDGLWNMIPPQDAISMCQDHEEKKYFMGEHRQSCAKMLVNRALGRWRQRMLRADNTSAIVICISPLQDSKSNLENEEELYLNLVESPCYSSPDTNVMTPSRCCTPPVKLLEDDPWPRLNASEPIPPLMHSNMISEKYLELPNEIARSNLPSSGATLKDSGPQEEKCSKALALRIHESYSNGLSVSLSPSNSANSGTDQKGFKVSPNGQTKAQDAERTPTANFKRTLEESNSGPAMKKPRRGLSRNISVQPEGISTTPQRKNSNKLTMRRSLRGQKKLSSSLFHPPRKAVCVC; translated from the exons atggAGGGGCTGTACTCGCTGGGGGTGAGCGTGTACTCCGACCAGGGCGGCAGGAAATACATGGAGGACGTGACCCAGATCGTGGTGGAGCCCGAGCCGCCGGCCGAGGCGGAGCGCGGCCCCCCGCACAAAGGCGGAGCGGCGCCCGGAGGCCCGCGCGCTGCCGAGCCACTCGCCGAGAGCGGccggcggaggggagggagccCGCGGGCGCCGGAGGAGGGAGCGCTGccgctcggccccggccccggccggcgcCCGCGCCGCTCCGTGGCCTTCTTCGCCGTGTGCGACGGGCACGGCGGCCGGGAGGCGGCCCAGTTCGCCCGGGAGAACCTGTGGGGCTTCATCAAGAAGCAGAAGGGCTTCGGCTCGGCGGAGCCGGCCGAGGTGTGCGCGGCCCTGCGCAAGGGCTTCATCGCTTGCCACCGGGCCATGTGGAAAAAGCTGC CAGAGTGGCCGAAGACCATGACAGGTCTCCCCAGCACGTCGGGAACTACTGCCAGTGTGGTAATTATCCGCGGGTCAAAGATGTATGTTGCTCACGTTGGTGATTCAGGAGTGGTGCTGGGAGTCCAGGATGACCCCAAAGATGACTTTGTGAGAGCTGTGGAGGTGACGCAGGACCACAAGCCAGAACTTCccaaagaaagggagagaattGAAGGCCTTGGGGGCAG TGTGATCAACAAGTCTGGCGTGAATCGTGTCGTTTGGAAGAGACCTCGTCTGACTCACAATGGCCCTGTGCGCCGCAGCACTGTCATTGACCAGATTCCATTCCTGGCAGTTGCTAGAGCGCTTG GTGATCTTTGGAGCTACGACTTCTACAGTGGTGAATTTGTTGTGTCTCCTGAACCTGACACTAGTGTGCACACAATTGATCCCCAGAAGCACAAATATATTATCCTTGGCAGTGACGGACTGTGGAACATGATCCCACCTCAAGATGCTATCTCCATGTGCCAGGATCACgaggagaaaaaatacttcatg GGAGAGCACCGACAGTCTTGTGCCAAAATGCTGGTGAACAGAGCACTAGGCCGGTGGAGGCAACGCATGCTTCGTGCAGATAACACTAGTGCCATCGTAATCTGCATCTCACCGTTGCAGGATAGCAAAAGCAACttggaaaatgaagaagaattGTATCTCAACTTGGTAGAGAGTCCCTGCTATAGCAGCCCTGATACGAATGTCATGACACCCTCCCGCTGCTGTACCCCACCTGTCAAg CTTTTAGAAGATGATCCATGGCCACGACTGAATGCTTCTGAGCCCATTCCTCCCCTCATGCATAGCAACATgatctcagaaaaatatttagagctGCCAAATGAGATTGCCAGAAGCAATTTACCTTCATCAGGAGCAACCCTGAAGGATTCAGGCCCACAGGAGGAGAAGTGCAGCAAAGCGTTGGCTTTGAGGATACACGAGTCCTACAGCAATGGTTTGTCAGTCAGTCTCTCCCCTTCCAACTCCGCAAATTCAGGCACGGACCAAAAAGGCTTCAAGGTGTCTCCTAATGGCCAAACAAAAGCCCAAGATGCAGAGAGGACACCCACAGCAAACTTTAAAAGGACATTGGAAGAATCCAACTCTGGCCCAGCTATGAAGAAGCCAAGACGTGGCCTGAGTCGAAACATTAGTGTCCAGCCAGAAGGCATCTCCACAACTCCACAGCGCAAAAACTCAAACAAGCTGACCATGCGACGCAGCCTGCGGGGCCAGAAGAAGCTCAGCAGTTCACTCTTCCACCCGCCCAGGAAAGCAGTCTGCGTTTGCTGA